CGCCGCAGGGGTTCAGTGAAGGAGCCCATCGAAAAACGTAGAAAGTGGCAGCGGACTGTAAGTTGCTGCTACTGCTGTATTACCCGTGCACCGATACATCAACTTGTGCCCTCATATAACCTGGCTTCATGCCGCCGGGCCACTCTAGCTCCACGGCAGAGGCTTCGTGGGGGCGAGCTTTTTCGGCATCCATTGTTTGGGCTTGCTTCACTACTTCCACCTTCGCGGCCCGTAGCTTCTTGTAGCCTTGCCAATCGAAGTTCAGCAGGAACTCCACGGCCCCGCGCACGCCTACGGCAAACAAGTCCAGCTTCTGCTTATCGGACATTTGAAAGTCAAGCCAGTTGAAGCCATCTACATTCAGGCAGTGCACCAAGTGGCGGTAATCGGAGTTGCGGCGAATGAAGTCGAAATCGTATTGGGTGCGGGCGGCGTCGAAGATGGCACCTAGGTACTGCGGCAATGATTCGGTAGGGCGTGCCGAAGCGCGGTCGGTACCTAGCTTGATGCCGAAGGTAGGCGCGGCCGGCACCTGCGTGTTGTCGTGGAAGAGGTCGATGGGGAAGTTGGACATAATGCCGCCGTCCACGAACAGCACCGATTCCGGAATTTCGCCCGTGTAGCCCAGCGCATCCCAAGCGGCCGCGTACGGGTTATCCGGAGCTGACTGGTTGCGGCCTGGCAGCCCTGAAATGGTATACGGTTCGAAGAAAAGCGGCACCGACATCGAGGCGCGCACCATATCGGCCGGGTGCACGCCCTTCCAGTCGGACCAGTACAAAGGCGCCATTTCGGGGAATACCACTTTTGTTTGGGTGGTTACGTCGGCCGCCACAATGGCAATGCGGCCTAGGTCTTCGGGCATGTAAACCGACACTTCGGGCCGGCCATAAAGTGGATCAGCCAGACGTTGTAAGCCTTGCGCGGGCACTTGCCGCCGGAGTGCCACCAGTTTGTTGATAGAGTTAACGCCTTTTTGGTTCAGCAGCCGTTGGAGCCACTGCCGAAACACGTCGCCGTGATGCAGACCTTTATCATCGCGGAGATTATCAATGACTTGCAGGCCGTCGGAAAAGAGCTTGGCCTTACCAGTGAGGCCATGAAGCCAGCCACCTAGCCCTTGGTTAGAGTCATTGGGGCGCAATAAATCTCCGGTGAAGTCCTTGGCATCCTCATCACCGTCCACGAAGTCGTAGAAGTTCTGGTTGGCGAGCTGCTCGATAATCCACTTGGTAGAGGCTTCTTGCCGCGGGCCGGCCGCGGCCATCAGCAGGGCGTTGATAGAGCCTGCCGAAGTACCTCCTAGGCGTAAGAAGCGAATACCCGCTTGCTCTAAGGCATACACGTAGCCCACCAACGCAATACCGAGCATACCGCCGCCTTCCATCACAAGATCCACGTACTGGTGCGGGCGTTGGCCATCGGCAGGCGTGTCTACTATATCGGATATAGACCACTCAGGGTGCTGGGCTAGGTATTCACGCATCTGGTCAAGGGCGCTACGTACGCTAGTGTGTTCGGTAAAATCGGCGGAGGAAAGTGGCATGGTAGGAAAGAGTTAGAGGAGCGAGGAAAGCAAGGACACGAGCAGCGCGTAGCTAGGCATGGTTGCTGGTGCGGAGCAAGCATGAGGGGGCATCCAACTAGGCAGTCAGAGCCGCAGGATAAGACGCGCAGGAAGTAGCTAGATAGCTAAGTTAGCGTAAGGGAATAAAAATGAGGAATAGGCACCTCATCTAAAACAGGACGTGGAAGCTGAACTGCTGCCCACACGGATAACGGCTGGATAACCCAGCAGTGCTTGTCGTAATTATTGAATTGAATGTATAAAAACTACCGGAAATACTGGTACCTAAGCTGGATAATTTTTCAGCGTAAAGCTTTGCTGATGAGCTAGGTTACCTCTTCGAGCCGAGCAGGCCGCCTAAACGCCTACGCCTGATAAGCAGCTGCGCTTTCTGGTAGCGTACAAGCTGTCGCTCGAAAGCTAGGCTGCTACCGTTTTCTCGGTGCCGGTTGTGCTCGACGACGTTTTGGGCTTTACGTCGTACAGCATCTCATTGAGCCGGGCCCGTAAGTCGGCGGGAGCTAGGTTGCGGAACACTTCGCCGCCGCGCACGAGCGATATCTGGCCTGTTTCCTCGCTCACCACCAGCACCACACTGTCCGTTACTTCCGTCAGGCCAATGGCGGCGCGGTGGCGCAGGCCCATCGAAGCTGGCACATCGGGGTTTTCGCTCACCGGCAAGATGCAGCGCGCCGCCTGAATGCGGTTGTTGGCGATGATAACGGCTCCGTCGTGGAGCGGGCTGGTTTTGTTGAAGATACTCATGATGAGACGCTTGCTCACCACTGCGTCGATGTTGTCGCCGGAGTTGGCGTAAAATTTCAGATCAGAGGCCATCGTAAAGGCAATGAGCGCACCAATGTTCTTGCCGGCTAGGCTCTTGGCAGCTTCGACGAAAGGAGTCACGCTCATGCGGGTGGGCTCTTCGCGGCGCCACGGGAAAACCCGCACCCGGTCGAGCGCCGTGGCTTTGCCCACGTTCAGCAAAAACCGACGAATTTCCTGCTGAAACAGAATGATGCCGGCTAGCACTCCCACGCTCATAAACTGCCCCAAAATTGAGGTAAGCAGTTCCATGCCAGCGGCTTTCACCACCAGATAAAACAGATACACTGACATGAGGCCCAAAAAAATCTTCAGGGCCACACTGCCAGTCAGCAGTTTATAGAGCTGGTAGAACAAGACCGTGACCAACAACACATCCACGATGTCGATCCAGCCAATGCGCAGGAAGCCGATAGCGAAGGTGCCAATCACGGAGTTAAAGAAGCATAGGTTGCAGAAACGAGGCGGACGGCTTGAACGGCCTCCGCTACATCATGTACGCGCAGTAGTTTGGCCCCGTTGAGCAAAGCAACAGTGTTAAGCGCGATGGTGCCGGGCAGGGCTTCCTCTGCCGTCAAGCCTAGGGGTTTGTACACCAAGCCTTTGCGCGAGAGCCCTGCTAATACGGGTAAGCCAAGAACTTGCAGTTCTTCTAGGCGCCGCAGTAGTTCATGGCTCTGCGCGGGCGTTTTGGCAAACCCAAAGCCAGGATCGAGCACGACATCCACCACGCCAGCGTCCCGAAGGGCTGCCAGCTTGTCGCGGAAATAGCGCACCAGCTCCACCACAATATCGGCGGCATAGTCGGTGTGCTGGGTCATAGTCTGGGGTGTGCCGCGCATGTGCATAAGTATGTATGGCACCCGCAACCGCCCAACAGTGGCAAACATAGTCTCGTCGAGCGTGCCGCCACTGATGTCGTTGATGATGTCGGCACCGGCGGCTACGGCCTCGTCGGCAACGCTGGCGCGAAACGTATCGACGGAAATGATTGCCTCCGGGAAGGTTTCGCGCAAGGCTACTAAGGCAGGCAGTAGGCGGTGCTGCTCTTCCGTGGCGCTAATGTCTTCAGCGCCGGGGCGCGAGGAGTAGGCACCTAGGTCGAGTACGGCCGCGCCAGCTTTGAGCATGGCTTCGGCCCGGCGGAGCAGATCGGTGTGGTTGGCTTGGCTGGCAACGCGACTATCGGCGAAAAACGAATCGGGCGTCAGGTTCAGGATACCCATCACCTGCGGCTGGCGCAGATCCAAGAGGCGGCCACCAGGACAGCATAAGGTTTGCCTCGGGGAAAAACACGTATCTTTCGCAGCGGTCTGGATCATGGGAATTTGGAAGCGCAAGGACTTAGTGGGTGGGCAAAAGTCGCTTTGATTCCGGGCACTAGCAAGCCTGTTAGCACCCGCAGCGGGCAGGGAAGCTGCTGCCACGCGGCAAAGCAAACTAGTGCACAATCCCTTGTACGCTGCTTGAAAACCAAACCCAAGTTCCCAAGCCCCCAAGTTCCTAATCTAGCCTTAATATCTTGCAAACCCAAACCCAGCACGAGTACAACCAAGTAATTAGCCATTGCAGAGCGCTATTCTTGGCCAAGACGCACGACTACGGCACGGCGTGGCGCATCCTGCGGCTACCTTCTGTTACAGACCAGATTTACATCAAGGCACAGCGCATCCGCTCGATTCAGGAGAAGGGCAAACAGCTGATAGCCGACGGCGTCGACGAAGAGTTTGTGGCCATCATCAACTATTGCGTCATTGCGCTCATGCAGTTGCACCTGCCCACTGATGCGCCGATGGAGTTAGATCCGGACCGTGTAGCCGATGCCTACGATGAGGAAGTGGGAGTCAACAGTCAGCTGCTGTTCGCCAAAAACCACGACTATGGCGAGGCTTGGCGGCAGATGCGGGTGGAGAGCATCACCGATATCATTCTGATGAAGCTGCACCGCACCAAGCAGATCGAAGACCTAGGGGGCAATACCTACGTGTCGGAAGGAGTGGAGGCTAACTACCGTGATATGCTGAATTATGCGGTATTTGCGCTCATCAAGCGGAACTTTGCTACGAGCAACGAAGGAGCAGCATAACGGCGTAATCCGTGGCGAGGCATACCTTTATGCTACTGCCTCGGCCTAACTTCGTCGCCGTTATCTTCTTGGGCAACTTTCAGGTAGAAAACTAGGTTGCAACCTAGCTTATGCTCCGTTACTCTATTACTCCGTTGCTCTTTACTCAACGTCGTTCATGAAACTCGTTACGCGTATTTGTTGGGCGCTGCTTGGCGGCCTGTTTATCTTCTCTGGCCTGATCAAACTCAACGACCCCATCGGTACGGCGTTGAAGCTGGAGGAATACTTTGAGGTATTTGCGCAGGACTTTGGGTCGTTTTTCCTGAACTTCCGCACTATTGCGCGCACGCTGTCGATTGTGTTGAGCTCCTCGGAAGTAGTGCTAGGTGTGGCCTTGTTGCTACGCTGGCAAATGCGTCAGATTATGTGGGCGCTGCTGGGGCTGCTGGTCTTCTTTGCTTTCCTCACGTTCTACTCGGCTGCCTTCAACAAGGTAACGGACTGCGGCTGCTTCGGCGACTTTATTAAGCTCACGCCGTGGGCTTCCTTTACCAAGGACTTGTTCTTACTAGGATTGTGGGCCGTGGTGCACTATAACCATCGTTACCTGCGGCGCACCTTTGCGCGTGGCACGCTCGGGGTCATGTACATCACGGTGGCTACCGCCGTAGCGGTTGGCATCGGAGTGCGGGCCCTAGGTCACTTGCCCTACTTCGATTTTCTACCCTATAAGGTGGGCAATGATATCGGCAAACTCATGAAGCCTTCGGCGCAGTTGCGCTACAAGTACATCATGACGCGTAACGGCGAGACGAAGGACTTTACCGACTACCCGACTGATACCACCTGGAAGTTCAAGCAGATGGTGGCGCTAAACCCCGAAGCCGGGCCCAAAATCACCGACTTCAAGGTGTGGAACGACGAAGGCGACTTTACGCAGCAAATCATGGAGGGCAATCGTCTCGTGCTAATCGTGCAAAGCACCGAAAGCGCCGACCGCGACCGGTTTGAGCAGTTCAATGATTTGTTTGCTCAAGTAGCCAAGTCGCGCAAGCACATTTCTACGCTGGTCATCACGAGCAGTAGCCCGGCCGAGTTCGACGCCTTTCGCCACGATGTGAACCTAGCGGTGCCTTTCTATTACGCGGATGCTACCGTGCTCAAATCCATGATTCGCTCGAACCCGGGGTTGTTGCTGTTGCAGAACGGTGTGGTGAAAGGCAAATACCACTACCACGACATTCCCGACGCCGGAAAGCTAGAGGAACTATTATAGTTTAGTGCTTGAGGCCTAGCGCTTGGTGCTTAGTTTTTAGAGCAAGCTAGCATATACTCACACTGTTAGGCTCAAAACCAAGCATTAGGTACCCAGCACCACGTCATGGTTTCTTTCATCTTCCGCCGCTTAAGCCAAGGCATACTGATCCTGTTGGGCGTAGCGCTTACGGTATTTTTTCTGTTCACCGTATTGCCCGGCGACCCGGTGGCCTTACTAGCTGGTCAGCGCTCCGACCCCGCTACCCGCGCTGCCATTGCCGCCGACCTAGGCTTGGATCAGCCCGTATCTTCGCAGCTTGCGGGCTACCTCAATGATGTATTGCCCGTGGGCATCCATTCGCGCGACTCGGCGGGAGTAGCTAAGTACGGCGGCGTAGCACTGTTGCCCCTAGGTGCTAAGGCATTGGTTCTGAAGAAACCGTATCTGCGGCGCTCCTTCCAAAGCAACAAAGAAGTGCTGAGCATCTTACTCGACCACTTCACGGGCACGCTCTGGTTGGCACTGGCCGCCATGCTACTAGCGGCGGTATTCGGTATTTTGTTTGGCGTGTTGGCCGCGTTGAAGCCCCACACGTGGCTCGACCGTTCACTCATTACGGTGTCGGTGCTTGGCATTTCGGTGCCGTCGTTTGTGGCCGGTATTCTCATCGCCATGACGTTCGGCTTCTACTGGAGCCGCTGGACGGGGCTCAACCTCACAGGTCAACTCTACGAAACGGATCCGTTTACGGGCACCCACCTAGTGTTGCGCAACTTAGTGCTGCCCGCTGTGGCCTTAGGTATTCGCCCATTGGCCGTTATTACGCAGCTTACCCGTAGCTCTATGTTGGACGTGCTCAGCCAAGATTACATTCGGACGGCTAGGGCAAAAGGGCTTTCTGGCTACCACACGGTAGTAGGGCATGCGTTACGCAACGCACTAAATCCGGTTATTACCGCTGTTTCGGGGTGGCTGGCCTCGCTCATGGCCGGCGCTTTTTTCATTGAGTATATCTTCAATTGGAAGGGGCTCGGTACCGTCACCTTGCGCGCCGTCGAGAACCTAGATTTCCCCATCGTGATGGGTGCCACCATCTTTATTGCCTTTCTATTTGTGCTGATCAATATCGTCGTTGATGTGCTCTACGCCGTGTTAGATCCGCGAGTGAAGTTGAGCTAGCTCTTCGTAAATGAGCGAACTTATATGCAGGTTATTCTATACGACTTGTTCATTGCCCAGTGCTAACTAAACCCACATGCGTTTTCACCTAATTGGTATGCCGGGAGCGGGTAAAACTACCCTAGGTCGCGGCCTGGCTACTTTCTACGGAGTCCCTTTCTACGACTTAGACGAGGAAATTGTCCGCCAAGAAGGCCGTAGTATCGCTGCAATGTTTGAGCAGGAGGGAGAGACTTACTTTCGCGAACGGGAAGCCGCCACGTTGCAAACAATTCTGGCGGAGCGTGATAGAATGGTGTTGGCTACGGGTGGTGGTACGCCCTGTTTTCACCAAAACCTCGACTTACTGCTAGCTACCGGGCTAACGATTTACTTGGAAGTGCCAGTTGAAGAACTCGTACGCCGCTTGGTGCGCGCCGCTGCTGCCCGTCCCCTTTTAGCTAACCTGCCCGACCCGCAGGCCCTAGAAACTCGCTTGCGCGAAACCTTAGCCACCCGCGAACGGTTCTACTCCCGTGCCCACTTGCGCTGCACCGGTACTTATTCGGTAGAAAGCATTCAGCGGTTGATTATGCATTACCAAACTACCGGGTGAGCTAGCCATTTGCGCGAGCATTGGTGCACGATTTGTGCGCTACTGCGTATTTTTGCCCCATATACCAGTCATTTATCTGTATGAACACTGCCTCCGCCGCTCCTGAGCCCGATGTGAAGCCCACGCCCACGCCGACGCCTGGTACAATTAAGCCCAAGCAGAAAGGCTCCGCTCAGCTGTTTAAGAATCCCGTTCTAGAGCGTTTAACCCATACGCACATTGCGGGCCCACTCACCATCTTTTTCAGTGTAGCAGCCGTTAGCCTCTATTACGGTCTGAGCCGCGGTTTACTCACAGGGCTATCTGCTTTTGGGCTGTTCCTAGCCGGCTGGTTTCTCTTCACGTTAGTCGAATATTTGGTGCACCGCTATGTGTATCATATAGAGGCCTCCACGCCAGGACGCGCGAAGTTCCAGTACACCATGCACGGCGTGCACCATGAGTTCCCGAAAGACAAAACTCGCCTCGCTATGCCTCCTATCCTGACGGTGTTTGTGGCGTCGTTGCTGTTCTTCATCTTCCGCTTCACCTTTGGTAATGCAGGTTTTGGGATCCTAGCTGGCTTCGTGTTTGGCTATGCGCTGTACTTATTTGTGCACTATGCCATTCACGTATACGCACCACCGAAGAACTTCTTAAAGGTTTGGTGGCATCACCACGCCCAACATCACTACCGGCAAGATGAGGTAGCATTTGGGGTGTCGAGTACCCTATGGGACCACATCGTTGGTACCATGCCGGATAAGAAAAACTAAGTATAAGTACTATGACAGAGAAAGGGCCTTCGGGCCCTTTTTTATTGGCTCTTGAAAAAGATAGTGTCCCATAATTGTGCACCTACTGGAGCGGTTATGGTGGTTACGGCACAAGCGATACTACTGTCTAGAAGACAGTAGGTTGGTTATCGATCTAATATAAAGGTTGTTAAATATTAGGCTAGGTATTTGATTAAACGGCGCACAAGCAGCTACGCTTGGCAAATGAATTGATAAGCCCAAGATCAATTCGAGCCTTTTCTCGCCTTCATTCATACTAGTTCATGACAAATTTTTATCGTTGCTGGTTGGTACTTGTGGGAGTATTAGTCTTTGCTACTTTCTCGGCAAAAGCTCAGTATACCTTCTCTAACACCAACTTAAATCCTTATAAGCAGAACTTCGACTCACTTGGGACGGGAACTGCTACTTTCAACAATAACTCAACTTTTCGGGGGATTTATGCAACCGCAACTCTGACAGCATATCCTGGCGCGACCTTTCCACCTAGTGCTCTTAGCCCTAGCGATGGTTCTACTGGGACCGGTGCATGGTATCACTTTGGCTATACTGGAGATACTGATCGAGCATTTGGCGGTATTGCGGCCGGCACGGGTGCTACTGGGGTTGGCACCGGCTACATCGGAGTGCGTCTTAAGAATGGCACTAGCGGAGCAACCGCGGCCACGATCAAGAGCCTAGAAATTATGTATGCTATGGAGCAATGGTATAACTCCGGCATTAATACAGCCGCGCAGGTGAAGGTGGATTACCAGATCAGCACTACCCCTATAGTTTCTTTGACTAGTGGTACTTGGACTCCCATCAGTGCCCTCGGCGTTGACGCCCCCTCTACCACTACTCCCATTGCTCCACGCGACGGCAACTCTACTACAAACCGGCGTGTGTTGCGCAGCACACTTACTGCTGACATTCCGGTCAATGGTGAGATAATGATTCGTTGGTCGTACACATTCAACAGTACCACCAATGGTAATGGTTTGAGTATTGATGATGTGGTTATCACACCGCAAACAAACATCTTCTACTCCAAAGCCAATATAAATTTAAACTTAGATGCTCTTACTACTTGGGGTACGGCAACTGATGGTACCGGCACGCAACCTGCAAGCTTCTCGTTGCCCAACACAGTATACTATGTACAAGGAAACACTACTACATCTGGCACCAGTAGCTCGAGTCGTATTAATGGAAGTGCGGCAGGTACTTGGACTGTAGATGGTGCAAACTCCCATATAGTTGTTGGAGTACCGGGATCGACTGTTTCCTCGCGTCTGTATCTTTTCAACGACGACGACATAAAAGGGGTAGTTGATGTGGAGAGTAATGGGGCCTTGGCTATTCAGCGCCCTACTTACGCATCTACACTTACCCTAGGTCGGCTTGCTAATACCAGCACGGTAGAATATTATACGACGGGTACCGACATAAACATAGCGCCTGGCTCTTATGGTAATTTAAAATTAACTGGCGGTGCTAATAAGAACTTAATTGGTAACGTGCTTGTGAACGGCACTCTCAGTTTTATAACAGCATCAGCTACAAGCGGCGGAGTGACAGTGACTGCTGCTCCAAAATTGTACTTGGGTCCCTACAACCTTACCATACAGCGTGGAGGGCAGATTCAAGGTGCTAGCAATGCTGCTTTTGTAGTGACGAATGGTAAGGGACAACTCCGTCAAAGCGTAACCAATAGTGGTACGGATGTGCTGTTTCCAATCGGTAGCTCTGCTGCTAGCTATACGCCGGCTTTACTACAACAACCTAGCAGCACAACAGCGCGCAATGAAGACGTATTCTCGGTCCGTGTGGCCGATGGCATGTATGCTCGCTATGATGCTTCAGAAACCGGCATAGGTAC
This Hymenobacter sp. GOD-10R DNA region includes the following protein-coding sequences:
- a CDS encoding patatin-like phospholipase family protein → MPLSSADFTEHTSVRSALDQMREYLAQHPEWSISDIVDTPADGQRPHQYVDLVMEGGGMLGIALVGYVYALEQAGIRFLRLGGTSAGSINALLMAAAGPRQEASTKWIIEQLANQNFYDFVDGDEDAKDFTGDLLRPNDSNQGLGGWLHGLTGKAKLFSDGLQVIDNLRDDKGLHHGDVFRQWLQRLLNQKGVNSINKLVALRRQVPAQGLQRLADPLYGRPEVSVYMPEDLGRIAIVAADVTTQTKVVFPEMAPLYWSDWKGVHPADMVRASMSVPLFFEPYTISGLPGRNQSAPDNPYAAAWDALGYTGEIPESVLFVDGGIMSNFPIDLFHDNTQVPAAPTFGIKLGTDRASARPTESLPQYLGAIFDAARTQYDFDFIRRNSDYRHLVHCLNVDGFNWLDFQMSDKQKLDLFAVGVRGAVEFLLNFDWQGYKKLRAAKVEVVKQAQTMDAEKARPHEASAVELEWPGGMKPGYMRAQVDVSVHG
- the cdaA gene encoding diadenylate cyclase CdaA — encoded protein: MIGTFAIGFLRIGWIDIVDVLLVTVLFYQLYKLLTGSVALKIFLGLMSVYLFYLVVKAAGMELLTSILGQFMSVGVLAGIILFQQEIRRFLLNVGKATALDRVRVFPWRREEPTRMSVTPFVEAAKSLAGKNIGALIAFTMASDLKFYANSGDNIDAVVSKRLIMSIFNKTSPLHDGAVIIANNRIQAARCILPVSENPDVPASMGLRHRAAIGLTEVTDSVVLVVSEETGQISLVRGGEVFRNLAPADLRARLNEMLYDVKPKTSSSTTGTEKTVAA
- the folP gene encoding dihydropteroate synthase, translated to MIQTAAKDTCFSPRQTLCCPGGRLLDLRQPQVMGILNLTPDSFFADSRVASQANHTDLLRRAEAMLKAGAAVLDLGAYSSRPGAEDISATEEQHRLLPALVALRETFPEAIISVDTFRASVADEAVAAGADIINDISGGTLDETMFATVGRLRVPYILMHMRGTPQTMTQHTDYAADIVVELVRYFRDKLAALRDAGVVDVVLDPGFGFAKTPAQSHELLRRLEELQVLGLPVLAGLSRKGLVYKPLGLTAEEALPGTIALNTVALLNGAKLLRVHDVAEAVQAVRLVSATYASLTP
- a CDS encoding DUF1599 domain-containing protein gives rise to the protein MQTQTQHEYNQVISHCRALFLAKTHDYGTAWRILRLPSVTDQIYIKAQRIRSIQEKGKQLIADGVDEEFVAIINYCVIALMQLHLPTDAPMELDPDRVADAYDEEVGVNSQLLFAKNHDYGEAWRQMRVESITDIILMKLHRTKQIEDLGGNTYVSEGVEANYRDMLNYAVFALIKRNFATSNEGAA
- a CDS encoding BT_3928 family protein, which translates into the protein MKLVTRICWALLGGLFIFSGLIKLNDPIGTALKLEEYFEVFAQDFGSFFLNFRTIARTLSIVLSSSEVVLGVALLLRWQMRQIMWALLGLLVFFAFLTFYSAAFNKVTDCGCFGDFIKLTPWASFTKDLFLLGLWAVVHYNHRYLRRTFARGTLGVMYITVATAVAVGIGVRALGHLPYFDFLPYKVGNDIGKLMKPSAQLRYKYIMTRNGETKDFTDYPTDTTWKFKQMVALNPEAGPKITDFKVWNDEGDFTQQIMEGNRLVLIVQSTESADRDRFEQFNDLFAQVAKSRKHISTLVITSSSPAEFDAFRHDVNLAVPFYYADATVLKSMIRSNPGLLLLQNGVVKGKYHYHDIPDAGKLEELL
- a CDS encoding ABC transporter permease, with protein sequence MVSFIFRRLSQGILILLGVALTVFFLFTVLPGDPVALLAGQRSDPATRAAIAADLGLDQPVSSQLAGYLNDVLPVGIHSRDSAGVAKYGGVALLPLGAKALVLKKPYLRRSFQSNKEVLSILLDHFTGTLWLALAAMLLAAVFGILFGVLAALKPHTWLDRSLITVSVLGISVPSFVAGILIAMTFGFYWSRWTGLNLTGQLYETDPFTGTHLVLRNLVLPAVALGIRPLAVITQLTRSSMLDVLSQDYIRTARAKGLSGYHTVVGHALRNALNPVITAVSGWLASLMAGAFFIEYIFNWKGLGTVTLRAVENLDFPIVMGATIFIAFLFVLINIVVDVLYAVLDPRVKLS
- a CDS encoding shikimate kinase gives rise to the protein MRFHLIGMPGAGKTTLGRGLATFYGVPFYDLDEEIVRQEGRSIAAMFEQEGETYFREREAATLQTILAERDRMVLATGGGTPCFHQNLDLLLATGLTIYLEVPVEELVRRLVRAAAARPLLANLPDPQALETRLRETLATRERFYSRAHLRCTGTYSVESIQRLIMHYQTTG
- a CDS encoding sterol desaturase family protein — its product is MNTASAAPEPDVKPTPTPTPGTIKPKQKGSAQLFKNPVLERLTHTHIAGPLTIFFSVAAVSLYYGLSRGLLTGLSAFGLFLAGWFLFTLVEYLVHRYVYHIEASTPGRAKFQYTMHGVHHEFPKDKTRLAMPPILTVFVASLLFFIFRFTFGNAGFGILAGFVFGYALYLFVHYAIHVYAPPKNFLKVWWHHHAQHHYRQDEVAFGVSSTLWDHIVGTMPDKKN
- a CDS encoding T9SS type A sorting domain-containing protein, with protein sequence MTNFYRCWLVLVGVLVFATFSAKAQYTFSNTNLNPYKQNFDSLGTGTATFNNNSTFRGIYATATLTAYPGATFPPSALSPSDGSTGTGAWYHFGYTGDTDRAFGGIAAGTGATGVGTGYIGVRLKNGTSGATAATIKSLEIMYAMEQWYNSGINTAAQVKVDYQISTTPIVSLTSGTWTPISALGVDAPSTTTPIAPRDGNSTTNRRVLRSTLTADIPVNGEIMIRWSYTFNSTTNGNGLSIDDVVITPQTNIFYSKANINLNLDALTTWGTATDGTGTQPASFSLPNTVYYVQGNTTTSGTSSSSRINGSAAGTWTVDGANSHIVVGVPGSTVSSRLYLFNDDDIKGVVDVESNGALAIQRPTYASTLTLGRLANTSTVEYYTTGTDINIAPGSYGNLKLTGGANKNLIGNVLVNGTLSFITASATSGGVTVTAAPKLYLGPYNLTIQRGGQIQGASNAAFVVTNGKGQLRQSVTNSGTDVLFPIGSSAASYTPALLQQPSSTTARNEDVFSVRVADGMYARYDASETGIGTAVTNQNVKKTWLVSEEVPGNSNITMGLQWNSTDEMADFVRNSAYVSHYLATGSSAYFDKPSEVPGIAAGTVASSYRVNRGSITSFSPFSVSSRPDMPLPVELTAFSARRLGTAVVCRWTTASERNSAKFIVERSTDGHSFQAIGMFAAAGTSTAARSYSFADQQPLTTTAYYRLRQIDEDATEAFSPVVTVAGCTECLANNVTIAPNPSSGLFELYTNLEAVVLGGTVSNTLGKSVLTINQEVPVGPQRTLLDLTQQPAGVYLVQLQTSSGSLVRKIVKQ